Proteins encoded in a region of the Streptomyces sp. NBC_01471 genome:
- a CDS encoding HEXXH motif-containing putative peptide modification protein: MQVEPDARGAVQDRTELTRRMSAVLDRAGLPAPPDAALYRPAVVEVVHTVQRALRSGALDPDRRRTLEARLDREPDPMCAPATPRGHLSRSVARALRSVPARTDADGRPVHAEVTAWSAAERQVLDEAFRLLSQVWPESAAETRETVAEIALLDGNAIDGFTDFTVHGAVLVNRTRLLAGPGGLPGPVRCAEALIHEGAHTRCNAAASVEPFLLPDRSGVPGGSPAPDRSGAPGGGSARELLVATPLRADPRPLSGLFQQTVVLARSVLLYRRLAGSGAAADARHTKLTGDGAQAVRTLSAHADSLAPRGRRVLEQCAGILGERE, from the coding sequence ATGCAGGTGGAGCCGGATGCCCGGGGGGCCGTCCAGGACCGGACGGAACTCACCCGGCGCATGAGCGCGGTACTCGACCGGGCCGGCCTGCCGGCGCCCCCGGACGCGGCCCTCTACCGGCCCGCGGTCGTCGAAGTGGTCCACACCGTGCAGCGCGCCCTGCGATCGGGCGCCCTCGACCCGGACCGGCGCCGCACGCTGGAGGCCCGGCTCGACCGGGAGCCGGACCCGATGTGCGCGCCCGCCACGCCGCGGGGGCACCTCAGCCGCAGTGTGGCCCGCGCGCTGCGCTCGGTCCCGGCGCGTACGGATGCGGACGGGCGGCCCGTCCACGCGGAGGTCACCGCCTGGAGCGCGGCCGAACGGCAGGTCCTGGACGAGGCGTTCCGGCTGCTGTCGCAGGTCTGGCCGGAGAGCGCCGCTGAGACCCGGGAGACGGTCGCCGAGATCGCCCTGCTGGACGGTAACGCGATCGACGGGTTCACCGACTTCACCGTCCACGGGGCGGTCCTCGTCAACCGGACCCGGCTGCTGGCCGGTCCCGGTGGCCTGCCGGGGCCGGTGCGCTGTGCCGAGGCCCTGATCCACGAGGGCGCGCACACCCGGTGCAACGCCGCGGCATCGGTGGAGCCGTTCCTGCTGCCCGACCGAAGCGGCGTGCCCGGCGGAAGCCCAGCGCCCGACCGAAGCGGCGCGCCCGGCGGCGGATCGGCCCGGGAACTGCTCGTCGCCACACCCCTGCGGGCCGACCCGCGCCCCTTGAGCGGACTCTTCCAGCAGACCGTCGTCCTGGCTCGCAGTGTGCTGCTCTACCGGCGGCTGGCCGGTTCCGGCGCGGCTGCCGATGCCCGGCACACGAAACTCACGGGCGACGGGGCCCAGGCCGTACGCACCCTGAGCGCCCACGCGGACAGCCTCGCCCCGCGCGGCCGGCGGGTGCTCGAACAGTGCGCGGGAATCCTGGGGGAGCGGGAGTGA
- a CDS encoding YcaO-like family protein, protein MSPWTPQVFTPCPDHPDVLLGRVAARSAAFEGTSAAGGARVIVGSAAGHEREQVARSARGELLERVGNVMAGRAAEAAAETVATHGELRRRGLAALAPPGLPDSRRLWVRGRTVAGAETYVAAGAVFLQHRPPPGCDTLSSTGSTGIAAHPDAASAARHAAWEVLERDLVRRSWYGLTDRAPRMLDAGPAGPLGALIEDRGLTATAFALPAPPGAECVVVALHRPDGTGQTFGARCGPPGDVAALVEKAAYEALMVRWSMHTVTARGAWEEWRGETPPTTAVQHALWAYYRQDSLSLWDVARTQARDRADPVDRTGQPDRADPVDRTDRTAPAGRAGPPRSNRPADPLAVLAGHTGQDVVLVETSTKFVRNAGVRVVRVIAPGALPLPSGHVPGPGRSRPHPFG, encoded by the coding sequence GTGAGCCCCTGGACGCCCCAGGTCTTCACACCCTGTCCCGACCACCCGGACGTCCTGCTGGGCAGGGTGGCCGCCCGGTCGGCCGCGTTCGAGGGGACCAGCGCGGCCGGTGGCGCCCGTGTCATCGTCGGCAGCGCTGCCGGGCACGAGCGGGAGCAGGTCGCGCGGAGCGCCCGCGGGGAACTCCTCGAACGGGTCGGGAACGTCATGGCCGGACGGGCGGCCGAGGCGGCCGCCGAGACCGTGGCCACTCACGGAGAACTGCGCCGCCGGGGGCTGGCGGCACTGGCGCCCCCCGGCCTGCCCGACAGCCGGCGGCTGTGGGTCCGCGGCCGGACCGTCGCGGGCGCGGAGACCTATGTGGCGGCGGGCGCCGTCTTCCTCCAGCACCGGCCCCCGCCCGGATGCGACACCCTGTCGTCGACCGGTTCGACCGGCATCGCCGCGCACCCCGACGCGGCGTCCGCCGCGCGCCACGCGGCCTGGGAGGTGCTCGAACGGGACCTGGTGCGGCGCAGCTGGTACGGGCTGACCGACCGTGCGCCCCGAATGCTGGACGCCGGTCCTGCCGGGCCGCTGGGTGCGCTCATCGAGGACCGCGGGCTGACCGCCACCGCCTTCGCCCTGCCGGCCCCGCCCGGGGCCGAGTGCGTCGTGGTCGCCCTGCACCGGCCGGACGGCACGGGCCAGACGTTCGGGGCCCGGTGCGGGCCGCCCGGCGATGTCGCGGCCCTGGTCGAGAAGGCGGCGTACGAGGCCCTGATGGTGCGGTGGAGCATGCACACCGTGACAGCCCGCGGTGCCTGGGAGGAGTGGCGGGGCGAGACCCCTCCCACCACGGCGGTGCAGCACGCGCTCTGGGCGTACTACCGGCAGGACAGCCTGAGCCTGTGGGACGTGGCCCGGACACAGGCACGAGACCGGGCGGACCCGGTGGACCGCACAGGCCAGCCAGATCGGGCGGACCCGGTGGACCGTACGGACCGGACCGCCCCGGCCGGGCGCGCCGGGCCGCCCCGGTCCAACCGGCCGGCCGATCCGCTGGCCGTCCTCGCCGGGCACACCGGCCAGGACGTGGTCCTCGTCGAGACCAGCACGAAGTTCGTCCGCAATGCCGGCGTCCGGGTCGTGCGCGTCATCGCCCCCGGTGCTCTGCCGCTGCCCTCCGGGCACGTTCCCGGTCCCGGCCGCAGCCGCCCCCACCCCTTCGGATAG
- a CDS encoding class I SAM-dependent methyltransferase gives MATETETETGTRPGYAVEFADDYDRFFGKPRISGATVDALADLAGEGPVLELGIGTGRIALPLRARGIDVHGIDGSAAMIRRLRAKPGGGEVPVTLGDFSDVPVSGTTFSLVYLAAGTFFELPDQESQTRCFTEVARRLAPGGLFVLDAHVPEALARAAGSEVVSDGENHLVVCHRRIDPSVQRYRSHYVIHENGRTRHMRVEFRYAGCGELDLMAQQAGLRLRERRGGWAGEPFTRDSAYHVSVYACP, from the coding sequence ATGGCAACCGAGACCGAGACCGAGACCGGCACCCGGCCCGGCTACGCCGTCGAGTTCGCGGACGACTACGACCGGTTCTTCGGGAAGCCCCGGATCAGCGGAGCCACGGTGGACGCCCTCGCGGACCTCGCCGGGGAGGGGCCGGTACTCGAACTCGGCATCGGCACCGGGCGGATCGCCCTGCCGCTGCGGGCCCGTGGCATCGACGTGCACGGCATCGACGGCTCCGCGGCCATGATCCGCAGGCTCCGCGCCAAGCCGGGCGGCGGGGAAGTCCCCGTCACCCTCGGGGACTTCTCCGACGTGCCCGTCTCCGGGACGACGTTCAGCCTGGTCTACCTGGCGGCGGGCACCTTCTTCGAACTGCCCGACCAGGAGAGCCAAACGCGCTGTTTCACCGAGGTGGCGCGCCGCCTCGCCCCCGGCGGGCTCTTCGTCCTCGACGCCCATGTACCGGAGGCGCTCGCCCGGGCGGCCGGCTCCGAGGTCGTCTCCGACGGAGAGAACCACCTGGTCGTGTGCCACCGGCGCATCGACCCGTCCGTCCAGCGCTACCGCTCGCACTACGTCATCCACGAGAACGGCCGCACCCGGCACATGCGCGTGGAGTTCCGGTACGCGGGCTGCGGCGAGCTGGACCTGATGGCACAGCAGGCCGGACTGCGGCTGCGGGAGCGCCGGGGTGGCTGGGCGGGCGAACCGTTCACCCGCGACAGCGCGTACCACGTGTCCGTCTACGCATGCCCCTGA
- a CDS encoding cytochrome P450 yields MSQPDRLRPFPFPHTDGLAPLPELAELRRHEPVVRVRLPGGGTAWLVTRHADVRRVLADPRFSRTRATGEQGGGGRRATALPDSILTTDPPDHSRLRRLIAPALTVRSAEAMRDGIAALAHDLLTGVKPTPGPVDLVPHFTRPLPLAVICDLLGTPRVDADRLDAWDNVLRSVTAKNAEVSTAVDEMSTYLAGLIAVKRAHPADDMLSALIAARDDDDRLSEGELISFCVVLLMGGYSTTANRLAGLVHLLLEQPERYRLLCREPGRIPGAVEELLRYAQASVGANMRVATEAVPLGGVTVAEGDAVIALTTSANHDERVYPEPDLLDLTRDTPSHLAFGHGAHFCVGAQLARVQLQEALRALTRLYPGLRAAGPVRWRTGRTSRAPQTLPVTW; encoded by the coding sequence ATGAGCCAGCCCGACCGCCTCCGGCCATTCCCCTTCCCGCACACGGACGGTCTCGCCCCCCTGCCCGAACTGGCCGAACTGCGCCGCCACGAGCCGGTGGTCCGCGTCCGGCTGCCCGGCGGCGGCACGGCCTGGCTGGTGACCCGGCACGCGGATGTCCGCAGAGTCCTGGCGGACCCCCGCTTCAGCCGCACCCGGGCCACCGGGGAACAGGGTGGCGGCGGCCGGCGGGCGACGGCGCTTCCCGACTCCATCCTCACCACCGACCCGCCCGACCACTCCCGGCTGCGCCGGCTCATCGCCCCCGCGCTGACCGTACGCAGCGCCGAGGCCATGCGGGACGGTATCGCCGCCCTCGCGCACGACCTGCTGACCGGCGTAAAACCCACGCCGGGCCCCGTCGACCTCGTCCCCCACTTCACCCGGCCGCTGCCCCTGGCCGTCATCTGCGACCTGCTGGGCACCCCGCGTGTGGACGCCGACCGGCTCGACGCCTGGGACAACGTGCTGCGCAGCGTCACCGCGAAGAACGCCGAAGTGAGCACGGCCGTCGACGAGATGAGCACCTATCTGGCCGGCCTGATCGCCGTCAAACGCGCCCACCCCGCCGACGACATGCTCAGCGCGCTCATCGCGGCACGCGACGACGACGACCGGCTCAGCGAGGGCGAACTCATCTCGTTCTGCGTCGTCCTGCTCATGGGGGGCTACAGCACCACGGCCAACCGGCTGGCCGGGCTGGTCCATCTGCTGCTCGAACAGCCCGAGCGCTACCGGCTGCTGTGCCGCGAGCCCGGCCGTATCCCGGGTGCGGTCGAGGAGCTGCTGCGGTACGCGCAGGCCAGTGTGGGAGCCAATATGCGGGTGGCGACCGAGGCCGTACCGCTGGGCGGGGTGACGGTTGCGGAGGGCGACGCGGTCATCGCGCTCACCACCTCCGCCAACCACGACGAGCGCGTGTACCCCGAGCCCGACCTCCTCGACCTCACCCGGGACACGCCGTCGCACCTCGCCTTCGGGCACGGGGCCCACTTCTGCGTCGGTGCTCAACTCGCCCGGGTCCAGCTCCAGGAGGCGCTGCGGGCCCTGACCCGGCTGTATCCGGGGCTCCGCGCGGCCGGGCCGGTCCGGTGGAGGACCGGCAGGACGAGCAGGGCCCCGCAGACACTGCCGGTGACGTGGTGA
- a CDS encoding heavy-metal-associated domain-containing protein translates to MSAETETSRPGASRPGTAYLGIPQSGPPAEAAAPASGCCGGGCCGGGAADVEAGAVTAVYEVTGMASEHCEGAVSLELAELSGVTGVTAVAATGQVTVVSRAPLDEETVRSVLDEAGYGLVDRA, encoded by the coding sequence ATGAGCGCCGAGACAGAGACATCCCGGCCCGGGGCTTCCCGGCCCGGCACCGCCTACCTCGGGATCCCCCAGTCCGGCCCGCCCGCCGAGGCCGCCGCCCCCGCGTCCGGCTGCTGCGGCGGCGGGTGCTGCGGCGGCGGGGCCGCCGACGTGGAGGCGGGCGCGGTCACCGCTGTCTACGAGGTGACCGGGATGGCCTCTGAGCACTGCGAGGGTGCCGTCTCGCTCGAACTCGCCGAGCTTTCCGGCGTCACGGGTGTCACGGCCGTCGCCGCCACCGGGCAGGTCACCGTGGTCTCCCGGGCCCCGCTGGACGAGGAGACCGTGCGCTCGGTGCTGGACGAGGCGGGATACGGACTCGTGGACCGGGCCTGA
- a CDS encoding MerR family transcriptional regulator codes for MTDRKLWSYKEIAAHIRVQPDTVRSYRKHGLLPPPDQVENGKPYWYAETIRLWVSRRPSNRSR; via the coding sequence ATGACCGACCGAAAGCTCTGGTCCTACAAGGAGATCGCCGCACACATCCGGGTGCAGCCGGACACCGTCCGCTCGTACCGGAAACACGGGCTGCTGCCGCCCCCCGATCAGGTGGAGAACGGAAAGCCCTACTGGTACGCGGAGACCATCCGGCTCTGGGTCTCCCGCAGGCCGAGCAACAGATCCCGCTAG
- a CDS encoding sugar phosphate isomerase/epimerase family protein, whose product MTQIRIGSAPDSWGVWFPEDPLQVPWTRFLDEVAASGYEWIELGPYGYLPTDPVRLADETAARGLRVSAGTVFTGLHHGPGVWDATWAQVAGVAALAQAAGAGHLVVIPSFWRDDKTGEVKESDTLDAGQWRQLTELTERLGHEVRERFGLRIVVHPHADTHIDTEENVTRFLDATDPDLVSLCLDTGHYAYCGGDSVRLIETYGERIGYLHLKQVDPVVLAQVRAERLPFGPAVARGVMCEPPDGVPALEPVLDAARKLGTDLFAIVEQDMYPCPPDRPLPIARRTRAFLRSCGA is encoded by the coding sequence ATGACGCAGATCCGGATCGGCTCCGCACCCGACTCCTGGGGAGTGTGGTTCCCCGAGGACCCGCTTCAAGTCCCCTGGACCCGCTTCCTCGACGAGGTCGCCGCGTCGGGCTACGAGTGGATCGAGCTCGGCCCGTACGGCTATCTGCCCACGGACCCGGTCCGCCTCGCCGACGAGACCGCCGCGCGCGGGCTGCGGGTGTCGGCCGGGACGGTCTTCACCGGGCTGCACCACGGGCCCGGCGTCTGGGACGCGACCTGGGCGCAGGTGGCCGGTGTCGCCGCGCTCGCGCAGGCGGCCGGGGCCGGGCATCTCGTCGTCATCCCGTCGTTCTGGCGCGACGACAAGACGGGCGAGGTCAAGGAGTCCGACACCCTCGACGCGGGCCAGTGGCGGCAGCTCACCGAGCTGACCGAGCGTCTGGGCCACGAGGTGCGCGAGCGGTTCGGGCTGCGGATCGTGGTGCATCCGCACGCGGACACCCACATCGACACCGAGGAGAACGTCACCCGCTTCCTGGACGCGACCGACCCGGATCTGGTCTCGCTCTGCCTGGACACCGGGCACTACGCGTACTGCGGCGGGGACAGCGTGCGGCTCATCGAGACGTACGGGGAGCGGATCGGCTATCTGCATCTGAAGCAGGTGGATCCGGTGGTGCTGGCCCAGGTGCGGGCGGAGCGGCTGCCGTTCGGGCCCGCCGTGGCGCGCGGGGTGATGTGCGAGCCGCCGGACGGCGTCCCGGCGCTGGAGCCGGTGCTCGACGCGGCGCGCAAGCTGGGGACCGATCTGTTCGCGATCGTCGAGCAGGACATGTATCCGTGCCCGCCCGACAGGCCGCTGCCGATCGCCCGCCGCACCCGCGCGTTCCTCCGCTCCTGCGGGGCCTGA
- the iolC gene encoding 5-dehydro-2-deoxygluconokinase: MGRIGVDLYPLQAGVPLAQVDTFGKFLGGSATNVAVAAARLGLRTAVVTRTGADPFGEYLHQQLRAFGVDDRWVTPVPGLPTPVTFCEMFPPDDFPLYFYRQPKAPDLEMYGEELDLGAIRAARVFWMTGTGLCAEPSRTATLTALAARSAAPAPPQPAPPGPRVTVFDLDWRPMFWTDDPKPHYARALRHATVAVGNLDEVEIATGEREPRAAAEALLARGPELAVVKQGPGGVLAVHRDGSTAEVPPVPVEVVNGLGAGDAFGGALCHGLLAGWELERTMRYANAAGAIVASRLACSSAMPYASEVDAALQEVRP, translated from the coding sequence ATGGGCCGGATCGGGGTGGATCTCTACCCGCTTCAGGCCGGTGTGCCGCTGGCGCAGGTCGACACCTTCGGCAAGTTCCTCGGCGGCTCGGCGACGAACGTCGCGGTCGCGGCGGCGCGGCTCGGGCTGCGGACGGCGGTCGTCACCCGGACGGGCGCCGACCCGTTCGGTGAGTATCTGCACCAGCAGCTGCGGGCCTTCGGCGTCGACGACCGCTGGGTGACCCCGGTCCCCGGTCTGCCCACCCCGGTGACCTTCTGCGAGATGTTCCCGCCGGACGACTTCCCGCTGTACTTCTACCGGCAGCCGAAGGCACCCGATCTGGAGATGTACGGGGAGGAGCTGGACCTCGGGGCGATCCGGGCCGCGCGGGTCTTCTGGATGACGGGGACGGGCCTCTGCGCGGAACCCAGCCGCACGGCGACCCTGACCGCGCTGGCGGCCCGGAGCGCCGCCCCCGCCCCTCCCCAGCCCGCCCCTCCCGGACCCCGCGTCACCGTCTTCGACCTGGACTGGCGCCCGATGTTCTGGACCGACGACCCGAAGCCGCACTACGCCCGCGCGCTGCGCCACGCCACCGTGGCCGTCGGCAACCTCGACGAGGTCGAGATCGCCACCGGTGAGCGCGAACCCCGCGCGGCGGCCGAAGCGCTGCTCGCCCGGGGGCCGGAGCTGGCCGTCGTCAAACAGGGCCCCGGCGGCGTCCTCGCCGTCCACCGCGACGGCAGCACCGCCGAGGTGCCACCCGTACCGGTGGAGGTCGTCAACGGCCTCGGCGCGGGCGACGCGTTCGGCGGGGCGCTCTGCCACGGCCTGCTCGCGGGCTGGGAGCTGGAGCGCACCATGCGGTACGCCAACGCGGCGGGCGCCATCGTCGCCTCCCGGCTGGCCTGCTCGTCCGCGATGCCGTACGCGTCCGAGGTCGACGCGGCCCTCCAGGAAGTGCGGCCGTGA
- a CDS encoding deoxyribose-phosphate aldolase — MTGGGALSVGDLVTTRTRHPEAIAEAAARRARRPLLRDGGRLMIVAADHPARGSLAVGGRDLAMANRHDLLERLCLALSRPGVDGVLATADILEDLLLLGALEGRVVMGSMNRGGLAGASFELDDRFTGHRAEDLARLGFDAGKLLLRIDYEDPGSPATLHSAARAIDEMAARALPVFVEPFICHRVDGRLRNDLTADAVTRSLAIASGLAGTSAYTWLKVPVTADPDDMARVMETTTLPAVLLGGEPGGDQDATYERWRTALRLPTVQGLVAGRSLLYPADGDVAGAVDIAAGLLQPSGRDV; from the coding sequence GTGACCGGCGGCGGGGCGCTCTCCGTCGGCGATCTCGTCACCACCAGGACCCGCCACCCGGAAGCCATCGCCGAGGCGGCGGCCCGGCGCGCCCGCAGACCGCTGCTCCGGGACGGCGGCCGGCTGATGATCGTGGCCGCCGACCACCCGGCCCGCGGCTCGCTCGCCGTCGGCGGGCGGGACCTCGCCATGGCCAACCGGCACGACCTGCTGGAGCGGCTCTGCCTCGCCCTCTCCCGGCCGGGCGTCGACGGTGTGCTCGCCACCGCCGACATCCTGGAGGACCTGCTGCTCCTGGGCGCCCTGGAGGGCCGGGTCGTGATGGGCTCGATGAACCGCGGCGGCCTCGCCGGGGCCTCCTTCGAGCTGGACGACCGCTTCACCGGCCACCGCGCCGAGGACCTGGCCCGGCTCGGCTTCGACGCGGGCAAGCTGCTGCTCCGCATCGACTACGAGGACCCCGGCTCGCCGGCCACCCTGCACTCCGCCGCCCGCGCCATCGACGAGATGGCCGCCCGCGCGCTCCCGGTCTTCGTCGAGCCGTTCATCTGCCACCGGGTGGACGGGCGGCTCCGCAACGACCTCACCGCCGACGCGGTCACCCGCTCCCTCGCCATCGCGTCCGGGCTGGCCGGCACCTCCGCGTACACCTGGCTCAAAGTGCCCGTCACCGCCGACCCGGACGACATGGCGCGGGTGATGGAGACCACCACCCTGCCCGCCGTGCTGCTCGGCGGCGAACCGGGCGGCGACCAGGACGCGACCTACGAGAGATGGCGCACGGCGCTCCGACTGCCCACGGTGCAGGGCCTGGTGGCCGGGCGCTCGCTGCTCTACCCGGCGGACGGGGACGTGGCGGGCGCCGTGGACATCGCGGCGGGCCTGCTCCAGCCGTCCGGGAGGGACGTATGA
- the iolB gene encoding 5-deoxy-glucuronate isomerase, whose translation MNDSRPHDTSPLVRAGSAARAPYALDIGPERAGWDRSALRILELGPGGSHRLSTEDSEWIVLPLTGGCTVLVDGESIELHGRAGVFAGVTDFAYLPRDARAQISSGAGGRFALAGAKCGRRLPARYGPAPEVPVELRGSGSCSRQVNNFAAADTFACDRLIAVEVLTPGGNWSSFPPHKHDEYRPGEESVLEEIYYFEIADGGPGYHRVSPSRPGGTDLLAEVRSGDTVLIPDGWHGPSMATPGHHMYYLNVMAGPGAEREWLISDHPDHGWIRQTWDTQPVDPRLPLYGNGAQEEGS comes from the coding sequence ATGAACGACAGCCGTCCGCACGACACGTCCCCGCTGGTACGGGCGGGCAGCGCGGCCCGCGCCCCGTACGCCCTGGACATCGGCCCCGAGCGGGCCGGCTGGGACCGTTCGGCGCTGCGGATCCTGGAACTCGGCCCCGGAGGTTCACACCGTCTTTCCACGGAGGACAGCGAATGGATCGTGCTGCCGCTCACCGGGGGCTGTACGGTCCTGGTCGACGGGGAGAGTATCGAACTGCACGGCAGGGCAGGGGTGTTCGCCGGAGTCACCGACTTCGCCTACCTGCCGCGCGACGCCCGTGCGCAGATCTCCTCCGGCGCGGGAGGCCGCTTCGCCCTGGCAGGAGCGAAGTGCGGGCGACGTCTCCCCGCCCGCTACGGCCCCGCGCCGGAGGTCCCCGTCGAACTGCGCGGCAGCGGCAGCTGCTCGCGCCAGGTCAACAACTTCGCCGCCGCCGACACCTTCGCGTGCGACCGGCTCATCGCCGTCGAGGTGCTCACTCCCGGCGGCAACTGGTCGTCCTTCCCGCCGCACAAGCACGACGAGTACCGGCCCGGTGAGGAATCGGTCCTGGAGGAGATCTACTACTTCGAGATCGCGGACGGCGGCCCCGGCTACCACCGGGTCTCCCCGTCCAGGCCCGGCGGCACCGACCTGCTGGCCGAAGTCCGCAGCGGGGACACGGTACTGATCCCGGACGGCTGGCACGGGCCCTCGATGGCCACCCCGGGACACCACATGTACTACCTGAATGTGATGGCGGGTCCCGGCGCCGAGCGCGAGTGGCTGATCAGCGACCACCCCGACCACGGCTGGATCCGGCAGACCTGGGACACGCAGCCCGTCGACCCGAGGCTCCCGCTGTACGGCAACGGAGCACAGGAGGAAGGCTCATGA
- the iolD gene encoding 3D-(3,5/4)-trihydroxycyclohexane-1,2-dione acylhydrolase (decyclizing) has protein sequence MTDRRAGSDHVGERLDGPPARTRHLTTAQALVAFLARQYTERDGRRQRLIAATWGIFGHGNVAGIGQALIESGQDAMPYHQGRNEQAMVHAAVGYARQSGRLSAHAVTTSIGPGATNLVTGAALASVNHLPVLLLPGDVFAARPADPVLQQLEVPYAGDVSVNDCLRPVSKYFDRITRPEALIPAALAAMRVLADPELTGAVTLALPQDVQAQAYDWPEEFFAERVWRVPVRRPDATEFADAVAAVRAAHRPLIVAGGGVRHSGAQDALRAFADTTGIPVASTQAGKGVLPYDHPADVGGIGHTGTATADGLARAADLVIGVGTRYTDFTTASGTLFQHPGVRFVNINIAGSDAYKLSALPLVADARATLERLTGALTGHRVSEAYEGAYRAAKAEWEVRVTAAYTGSEDAAPTQAQVLGALDALVTGDDIVINAAGSLPGDLHQLWRTRSADQYHVEYGYSCMGYEIPAAIGVQLAAPGRPVWALVGDGTYLMNPTEIVTAVQERLPVNVVVLQNHGYASIGGLSESVGAERFGTAYRFRAPDGTYTGDPLPVDLAANAASLGLTVLRAKTLRDLREALAAARASDRPTCVYVETETADTVSGPPRPQAWWDVPVAETATRPSAVGAREEYDRQVAARRRHL, from the coding sequence ATGACCGACCGCCGGGCCGGCAGCGACCACGTCGGCGAGCGGCTCGACGGGCCTCCCGCGCGCACCCGTCATCTGACCACCGCCCAGGCGCTGGTGGCCTTCCTGGCGCGCCAGTACACCGAGCGCGACGGCCGCAGGCAGCGGCTGATCGCCGCCACCTGGGGCATCTTCGGCCACGGCAACGTCGCCGGGATCGGCCAGGCGCTCATCGAGTCGGGCCAGGACGCGATGCCGTACCACCAGGGCCGCAACGAGCAGGCGATGGTGCACGCGGCCGTCGGATACGCCCGGCAGTCCGGCAGGCTCTCCGCGCACGCCGTCACCACCTCCATCGGCCCCGGCGCCACCAACCTGGTCACCGGCGCCGCCCTCGCGAGCGTGAACCACCTGCCGGTGCTGCTGCTCCCCGGCGACGTCTTCGCGGCCCGTCCGGCCGACCCGGTCCTCCAGCAGCTCGAAGTCCCTTACGCGGGCGATGTCTCGGTCAACGACTGCCTGCGCCCGGTCTCGAAGTACTTCGACCGGATCACCCGCCCCGAGGCGCTCATCCCGGCCGCGCTGGCCGCGATGCGGGTCCTGGCCGATCCGGAGCTGACCGGCGCGGTGACGCTCGCCCTGCCGCAGGACGTGCAGGCGCAGGCGTACGACTGGCCGGAGGAGTTCTTCGCCGAGCGGGTCTGGCGGGTACCCGTACGGCGCCCGGACGCGACGGAGTTCGCCGACGCGGTCGCCGCGGTCCGCGCCGCGCACCGCCCGCTGATCGTCGCGGGCGGCGGCGTCCGCCACAGCGGCGCCCAGGACGCGCTGCGGGCCTTCGCCGACACCACCGGCATCCCGGTGGCCTCCACCCAGGCGGGCAAGGGCGTGCTGCCGTACGACCACCCGGCGGACGTCGGGGGCATCGGCCACACCGGCACCGCCACGGCCGACGGGCTGGCCCGCGCCGCCGACCTGGTGATCGGCGTCGGCACCCGCTACACCGACTTCACCACCGCTTCGGGAACGCTCTTCCAGCACCCCGGTGTCCGGTTCGTCAACATCAACATCGCCGGATCCGACGCGTACAAGCTGTCCGCGCTCCCGCTCGTCGCGGACGCCCGTGCCACGCTGGAGCGGCTGACCGGCGCACTCACCGGCCACCGGGTCTCCGAGGCGTACGAAGGCGCCTACCGGGCGGCGAAGGCGGAGTGGGAGGTGCGGGTCACCGCCGCCTACACGGGCAGCGAGGACGCCGCGCCCACCCAGGCGCAGGTGCTCGGGGCGCTCGACGCGCTCGTGACCGGCGACGACATCGTCATCAACGCGGCGGGCTCCCTCCCCGGCGACCTGCACCAGCTGTGGCGGACCCGCTCCGCCGACCAGTACCACGTCGAGTACGGCTACTCCTGCATGGGATACGAGATCCCGGCCGCGATCGGCGTCCAGCTGGCCGCTCCCGGCCGGCCCGTCTGGGCGCTGGTCGGCGACGGCACGTATCTGATGAATCCCACCGAGATCGTCACCGCGGTGCAGGAGCGGCTCCCGGTCAATGTCGTCGTCCTGCAGAACCACGGGTACGCCTCGATCGGCGGCCTCTCGGAGTCGGTGGGCGCCGAACGCTTCGGCACGGCGTACCGCTTCCGGGCCCCGGACGGCACGTACACCGGCGACCCGCTGCCGGTCGATCTGGCGGCCAACGCGGCCAGCCTCGGGCTGACCGTCCTGCGCGCCAAGACCCTCCGTGACCTGCGCGAAGCCCTGGCCGCGGCGCGTGCGTCGGACCGGCCTACATGTGTCTACGTGGAGACCGAAACGGCAGACACAGTGTCGGGGCCGCCCCGGCCGCAGGCATGGTGGGATGTTCCTGTGGCCGAGACCGCCACCCGCCCCTCGGCGGTCGGGGCCCGGGAGGAGTACGACCGGCAGGTCGCAGCCCGACGCCGTCATCTCTAA